CGGATGCCCAGCTCACCGGCGGAGATGGGGCCGATGGTGCTGCCACAGCCCAGGTCCGTGCGGGTGATGAAGTTCTGCGGCGTCACGCCCACCTCGCGGCAGCAGAGGGCGAACCAGGCCCAGGTCTCTCCGTCGGTGGCGTAGGACTGGTTGACGTTGGACTTGATGACGGGGCCGCCGCCCAGCACGGGCGCGTGCTTGGGCTCGTGCATGGACGCGTAGTTGGGGTGCAGCGCGTGCGCCATGTCCGCGGACACCATGAAGGAGCGCTGGATGGCCCGGTGCAGCGAGTCCCCCCGCCCGTCCGAGTGCGCCAGGGTGATGCGCTCGAGCAGATCCTTCAGGAAGGGAGAGGCGGCGCCCTGGGCACTGACGCTGCCGCACTCCTCGTGGTCGTACAGGATGACACCGCAGGTGGCCTCGCGCGGCCCGCTCATGGCGAGCAGCGCGGACAGGCCGGCGTGGCTGCTGGCCAGGTTGTCCAGACGCGGCGCGTGGAGGAACTCGCCAAAGGCGCCGGAGCGGGTGGAGGGCTGCAAGTCGTAGAGGCACAGGTCGAAGCCGAGGATGTCCGCCGGCTCCACCTGGGTGCCGCCCCGGGCGAGCTCCGCGACGAGCATGGCCTTGAGGTCCACCGGGCCCGAGCGCTCCAGGGCGAGCACCGGCACCAGGTGCTCCTGGGCGTTGAGCTTGAGGCCGTCGGTGTTGACGGTGCGGTTGAGGTGGATGGCGAGGTTGGGGATGCGCAGCAGGGGGCGGCGGAAGTCCACCAGGTGGTGGGTGAGGCGGCCGTCCTTCGCGCTCACCACGCGGCCGGCGAGCGACAGGTCTCGGTCCAGCCAGGTGCTGAAGAGGACGCCGCCGTACACCTCCACGCCCAGCTGGTGGAAGCCGGAGCGCTGCACGTGGGCATTGGGCTTGAGGCGCAGGTTGGGCGAGTCGGTGTGGGCGCCCACCAGGCGGAAGCCGGCGCGGTCCACCGGTACGGTACCGAGGTGGAAGGCGGCGATGCTGGTGTCGCCCCGGGTGACGTACACCTTGTCCCCGGGCTTGAGGTCCCAGGGCTCGCGCTCGTCGAGGGCGCGGTACCCCTGGGCGGTCAGGCGGCGGATGCTCTCGCGCACCGCGTGGTAGGGCGTGGGCGAGGCGTCGATGAAGGCCAACAGGTCATTGGCGGCGGCGTCGGTGTCGGAGGGAGTCATCCCCTCCAGGCTAGCGCCGCCACCGGGCCCCGCCACAGGAAAGGCGAGGCCCTGACAGGTAGCGGCTAGTGGGTGCCCGCCGAGCCGGGCACGGTGGCCTGCTGGCTGCCCGCGGGCTCCGCCCCCTGGTACACGGCCGGCAGCGAGGCCGACACCGCGCCCACGTAGTAGAAGCCGTGGAAGCCATGGCGGTTCTTGCCGCCGAAGAGCTGCACGAAGTAGCGGTCGCCGTTGTCCTCGCCCTTGGTGCGCGTCACCCCGCAGTCCAGCTCCTCCTTGCGGGTCATGGCGCAGATCCACGCCGTGCCGCTGTCGTAGGCGATGTCCAGGGAATAGACGTTGGAGAGCTGGTCCGCCAGGCGCAGGCCCATGGGGCGGTAGTCCGGATCCCCGGGCAGGCCCTTGACCTGGCGCGGGTGGACGTTGGCGCTCAGCACCAGCAGCGCCCGCTTCTGGGACTTGCCGGCCACGTCCCGCACCGTCGCCGCCATGGCCTCCTCGCGCGCGTCACCCCGCAGCGCCGGGTGATCGAAGGCGAAGACCTTCACGTCCAGCCCCTGGCCGCGCAGCTTGCGCAGGGCCTCGATGAGGTAGACCACGCCCTCGCTGTTGCGGCCATCCGGGTAGGGGCTGCGCCAGAAGGGGCTCTCCATCAGCTTCGCCCAGTCGTGCTCGGTGCCCGCGCTGGCCACGAAGTTCTCCAGCCGCTCCTGGTTCATGGCCGGAATCTCCAGGCCCACCGTCACGGGGATGCCCTGGGTGGCCACCTGGCAGGCGCTCTGCGCGAGGAAGTGCGGCACCTGCTGGGTGCCGTGCAGCTCGCCCAGCAGCACCACGTTGCCGGCCCGCGCCAGCTTGCCCAGGCCCAGGACGGGCACGCCGCACTCGATGTCGGCCTCCTTCGTCACCACCACGTCGGGGCTCTCGCTGGACTTCTTGGCCTGCTGCTGGAGCACCGGGGTGATGTTCTTGAATACCTTCCACTCCAGCACCATGTCGCGCGCGGACTGCCCGGACTCGCCCAGAATGGCGTTGTCGCCCGTGACGGTCTGCATCGCCATCTGCCGCGCCACATCGCTGCCCACGCCCAGCGGGTTGTCCTCGGAGCGCGAGTCGACGCCCCACACCAGCTCGCTGCCCGGGGCCTGCAAGGCCTTGTTCGCGCTGCGCGTCTCGCGGGTGATGATCAGCCTGCAGCGGTTGGAGCCCTCGGGCTTCGCGACGACCATGTAGCGGTGCCAGTAGGCGGCGATCCGCGAGCCCATGAACTCCTCGCGCCACTCCGTCTCCAGCTGCGCCCCACCGGGGACCTCACGGAAGACGAAACCCCGGGACGCGAAGTACGTGCGGACCTGAGGCCACACCTCATCGAGCGGAAACTCGTAGACGGCATCTTCCTCGGGGGCGAAGTCCACGAAGCGCCCGGAACACCCCGCCAGCGCGGCCAGCAACAGCAGACAACCGAAGGCCATCCGTCTCATTCAGTACTTCCTCCTGGGTTCTCGCTCACTTGGAATCGATGGCCTGCGCACTGCCCGAACGCACCGCCGGAGGCGACGCCGAGACCGCGCCCACGTAGAACACCCCGTGGAAGCCGGCCTCGCTCGGCTGGTCGAAGAAGGAAACGAAGTACCGCGTCCCGTTGTCCTGGCCCTTCGTGGTCCGCTCGCCACACTCGAGCGAGTCTCCCACGGAGCAGATCCACGCGGTGCCGCTGTCGAACGCCACGTCCAGCGACACCAGCGTGGGCAGGCGGCGGGCGAGCATGTAGCCCATGGGGCGGTAGCCCAGGTCCCACGGCACGCCGGGCCGGGTGCGCGGGTGGATGTTGCCGGTGGAGATGAGGAAGAAGCGCTCCGGGCCGGCCTCCACCTGGGACAGGACGCTCCGGGCCATGGCGGCCTCACGGGCCTCGCCCTGCAGCTCCGGGTGATCGAAGACGAAGACCTCCACGTCCAGGCCCTGGGCGCGCAACCAGCGCAGCTGCTCCAGGAGCTGGGCCACCGCCTCGCTGCCGCGGCCGTCCGGGTAGGGGCTGCGCCAGAACGGGCTCTCCATCAGCAGCGCCCGATCCTGCTCGGTGCCCGCGCTGGCGATGAAGCGCCGCACGCGCTCCTGGTTCTCCACCGGCATCTCCAGACCCACGGTCACCGGGATACCACGCGAAGCCACCTGGCAGGTGCCCAGCGCCACGAAGCGGGGCACCTCTCGCGTGCCGTGCAGCTCGCCCAGCAACATCACCAGGCCCTTCGTCGCCCGCCCGGACAGCCCGATGATGTCCAGGCCGCACTCGAGCGAGCCGTTGCCGGGCTCCTGCTTCGTCGCCGCCAGCGCGCGCACCTCCAGGCCCTGCTTGCGCGCGTCCAGCTCCGGGACGATGCGCTCCTTCAGCACCCACTCCAGGTTGAAGTCCCGCACGCCCTGGAGCGACTCGCCCGACGCCCCCACCGAGTCCGTGGACAGCACGACGCCCGCCACGGACTCCTGCGGCACGAAGCGCAGCCGGGGCTCGTCGCCGGGCGCGCGCACGTCGTACTCCTCCGGGCGGACCCCCCCACCCGGCAGGCCGTCATTGCCGGAACCCGGGAAGCGGCTCACGTCCCAGTCCGGCTGCTTCACGTCATAGACGGGGGCCCCGTCCGGGCTGCGGCTGGAGCGGATGATCCACACCCGGCTGCGCGCCGGGCCCTCCCGCTTGCCAATGAGGGTGTAGCGGTGCCAGTAACCCGCCACCGTCGAGCCGGCGAACTCCTCGCGCCACTCCGTCTGCACCACGAAGTTGGCCGTGTCCTCCCGGTAGCGGAACCCGCCGTCCCGTACCCAGGCCTGTACGGCGGGCCAGACCTCTTCCAAGGGGTGCTCGTAGACAGCCTCCTCCTGCTTGTCCAAGCGGAGGATGCCCTGCCGCGAAGCGCACCCCATCAGCCCCCCCACCAGGAGAACCGAGATGAAGATGGCCGCTCGCATCCATACCTCCCATCGGGCATGAGGGCCCGCAGACGTCTTAACGATTGCGTCGCGCGGACATACTGCCTGGATTCGAGCGTATTTTCGCGGGGCCTGTCCTACCCTCTCCCACCCTGCCCCGATTCCTCGCCGGCTCCGGGCCTCCGCGTCAGGCGGGCACGAGGCGCACGAGGAGCACCGCCGCCAGCAACAACAGGCAGGCACCCAGGGCCAGGACGCCATCCCGGCCCTGCGTCGCGCTCCCCGCGTAGGTGGCGGGGCGAAGGCGGGCCTCCACCACATGCGCCAGTCCCAACCCGAGGCTGAACACCAGCAGCACCCACCACGAGCGCAATAGCCCGGAGCGGCTCCCACGCCGCAAATCATTGCACAGGGACGTGTGGCGCGGGCTCGGGGTGACCCCGGCCACCTCGCACCCCACCAGCCGCGTCAATCGCATGCTCCACTGCGAGGCCAGCCCGACTCCCTCGGGGAGCCCTGGCAAGCGGGTGACCGGCGCGGGCCCCGAGATCTTCTCCACCTCGGCCAGCACCTGCGCGGGCAGCCCGGGATGGGTGAGCACCAGCTCGGAGACCGGGCGCGCCGCGGTGGCCAGCAGGCCCACCATGCCCGTGGTCGTGGGAATCCAGGAGACCGGCACCGCGCCGAGCACGGTCAGCAGCAGCATGCACCCCACCCCCACCGGCGGCCCCACCAGGCTGGGCGAGTCCTCCTCGCGCAAGGCGAAGCCGAAGGCCCCTCCCAACAGCCCCCACCAGACGAAGAGGGCGAGGAGCGCACTCCAGTCCACGCCCTCCCCCGCTCGCGGGAGCGTCCCGAGCACCAGCCCCATCCCCACCACCGTCATGGCCGCGCAGAGCCCGGCCCAGACACCGTGGAGGAGGTTGGATGGCAGCGAGTGCTCGTGGAAGGCACGCGCGTGCAGCATCCAGGCGAAGACGGCGCCCACCGGGAAGAAGGTGGCCACGCTGACGAGGAACGGCCGCCACAGCGCGGCGATGCGATCGCCCACCAGGTTCTCGCAAGCCCCGGCGAGGAAGACGAGGGAGAGCGTTCCGATGGGCCCCAGCACGCGGCGCAGCCGGCCCGGTGCCTCGCCCTCGCCGGACGTGGGCGCGGGGGCCCCGCTCTCCCCCCGGGCCTCGCGAGCGGAGGCCCGCACGTGCTCGGAGAGGAAGTCCACGACGATGCCCAGCGTGGCCCCCACCGCCGGCGCGCGCACCACGCTCCCCCAATCCTGGAGCCAGGCCTGGATGACGACCCATACCGTCCACGCCAGGATGACGCCCGCGCTCCCCAGGAGGCCGCCATACAGCGCCTGACGCAGCCGGACATCCCCGGTCACCGAATCCAGCTTCGCCACGGGTGCTCCTCCCAGCCAGCGCGAGCATAGCGGGAGCACGGCGGCCCCGACATGGGGGGCTCGGGAACACTCCGCGCGCGAAGTACCTCCACATGGACATGCTCAGCGCGATCCGCTCCGGCAGATGACCCCTCCGGGGGGCACATGGATTCGCCGGGCGGGCTGGACGATGATGCGGGGACAGCCCCCTCGGAGACTCCCGTTGTCCGCCCTGCCCTCCTTTTCCTCCGCACCGTCCTCCACCCCCGCCGAGCCCACCCAGACGCCCGAGCCACTGAGCGGAGCCCGCCGGGCCCTGGTGCTCTTCGTCGTCCAGGGACTCCCCCTGCTCGGCTTCTGCGCGGGCGTGTGGCTCTTCCTGCGTGAGGGGGTCAGCGGCTGGGACCTCGGCCTGATGGGAGCGATGTACCTGCTCACCATGGTGGGCATCGAGGTGGGCTTCCACCGCTACTTCGCGCACCGCACCTTCGAGACGACACGCCCCCTGCGTGCCCTCTTCCTCATCCTCGGCTCGATGGCGGGACAGGGCTCGGCCCTGCTGTGGAGCGCCGTGCACCGCACCCACCATGCCCATACCGACCAACCGGGAGACCTGCACTCACCGCTGCTCGGCCGGCGAGGCTTCTGGGGCGGGCTCCGCGGCTTCTTCTGGGCCCAGTTCCTCTGGTACCTCGAGGTGCCCGCCATCGGCCGCTTCGGCCGCCTCCTGGACCGCTACCGCGCCTCACCGGCCGACCTCCTCGCCTCGCGCGAGGAGGACCAGGCCCACCGCATCGCGCGCACCCTTCCCGATCTGCTGCGCGACGAGCCGCTCGTGCGCCTCAACCAGCGCTATGGCACTTGGGTGCTGCTCGGCTTCGCGCTGCCCACCCTCGCCGGAGGCCTCGTCACCGGCTCGTGGGCCGGTGCGCTGCGCGGGCTCGTCTGGGGCGGCCTCGTCCGCTACTACGTCGTCCAGCAGGTGACCTTCGCCATCAACTCGGTGGGCCACACGATGGGGGTCCGCTCGCTGAACAGCCGCGACACCAGCCGCAACAACGTGGTGATGGCGCTGCTGACGCTCGGCGCGGGCTGGCACAACAACCACCACGCCTTCCCCGGCTCGGCCCGCGTCGACTTCCGGTGGTGGCAGGTGGACCTCGGCGGCCTGCTCCTCCGCCTGCTCGCTCGGCTCGGGCTCGTCTGGGATCTGCGCGAGCCCTCTCCGGAGGCCCTCCTGGCCGCCCGGTTGGACCGCTGAATCCATCAGCCACCCGGCTCACGAAGCGCATCCGCGCCCCGCGCTGACACGCCTCTCCTCCAATCCCTGACGAAATTGCGCAGGATTTGCGCTTTCCGCCACACCTCTCCGGGCTCCGGCCCGAGAGGCATTGTGCAGAATTACAGCCTCATGGATTGACATCCATTGCACCGCCTGGCTGCCCAGCGAGCAGGCTTCGCGGTGGAGTGTTGAGCACAAAATAGAATTGATGGATGCTGATTCCACTCGAACGGCAGCCCGAGCGGGCCGCCGTCGAGCAGGAGCTTCCGAACCACGATCCATTCCATGCCTCTCCGGGCGCCGGGGCGATGAGCCTCGTCTGGCGCGACGGGAGGGCTGCGTCCCGAAGTCTGTCATGTCTTCCTGCCGCTGTCTGTCTTCATTCCTCGAGAGAATCCACCCGTGAAGAAACTCCTCGTGTTGGCTGAAACCCTGCTCATCATCGCCGGCGCTGGTTGCGGCGCCCCCGATACCTCCGCCACCGGGGAAGCACTGGAGACTCTCTCGACAGCGGCCGCCGGACTGACCGTGCAGAACTGCGTGCCCCTCGTCCCGGAATCGGTGGTGGCTTCCGGCCATGACGGCAACGTGCCGCAGAATACGTTCGACGACCGGCTCGACACGCGCTGGAGCAACTTCGGCAGGGGCTCGTGGATCGACTACGACCTGGGCTCCGACACAGCCATCTCGGGGGCGGCCATCGCGTGGCACGAAGGCAACCTGCGCGCCAACACCTTCACCCTGATGGTGTCCTCGGATGGGATGAACTACACGCAGGTCTACAGCGGCACGAGCAGCGGCACGACGGCGGCGGCGGAGACGTACACCTTCGCCTCGCGCACCGCGCGCCGCCTGCGCGTCTACTTCAATGGCAACACCCTGAATGACTGGGCCAGCATCTCCGAGACCCGCGTGTGCGCGGCGCCCACCACCTCCACCGTGGTGTGGCGCGGCGACTTCGAGACGGGAGACCGGACCCAGTGGAGCAGCACGCAGATGGTCAGCTCGGACCGGCTGCAGGTGGTGCCCTCGCCGGTGCGGCAGGGCAGCTATGCCCTCAAGGCGACGGTGCGCCAGGGCGATGATCCCATCAACGCCAGCGGCAACCGCAACGAGTTGGTGAAGATGACGCGCGAGCCGGTGGGCTCGGAGTACTACTACCGCTTCAACACGATGTTCGCCTCGGACTTTCCCAGCGTGAAGACGTGGCAGCTCTTCGCCCAGTGGCACCACGAGGGCGGCAGCGGCTCGCCGCCGGTGGAGTTCTATGTGTACGGCGAGGAGATGCGCCTGAACATCGGCGGAGACCCTGGCGTCATCGTGTGGAAGGCGCCGCTGGTGCGCGGGCAGTGGCAGGACTTCATCCTGCACGTGAAGTGGTCGCCGGACGCCACCGTCGGCTTCGTCGAGCTGTACCACCAGGGCCAGCTCGTCCTGCCCAAGCGCTCCATCGCCACCCAGTTCCCCGGGATGCTCAACTACCTGAAGGTGGGCCTGTACCGCAGCGACACCGTCACGCAAACGGGCGTCGTCTACCACGACGGCTGGACCATGGCCCGCACCCTCGCGGACGTGCTCTGAGCCACCAGGCGTCAGCCCCTCATTGCAGTCGTACCTTCAAGCGCTCCTCCGCGGCGTTGGGCCGCCCCAGGAGGGCATCGAGCAAGCGTGCCTCGATGCCCTCCTTTTCCCAGACCGCTGCCCGCTCGAGCCCCACACATTCCTGGGGCTCGGCATCTCTCTCATTGCCGACAGTGTCGAAGATGGTGCAGCGGCGGAAATCTCCCAGGTCCTGCATGAACTGAACGACAGGCTGGGCCAGGTGCTCCTCGAGCGCCCTCTCTCCGATGACTTCCCACGCATCGAGGGCCAGATGGCGGACAGAAATCCTGAAGAGAATGGGTTTTGACGCAATCCTGTCCAGATCGGAATCCGGACTCGAGGTTCTGTACTTGTAGAAGGCCGCATAGGGCGACTCAAGTAGCCTGCCATAACCAATGGAGCCGTCGGCGAGGGTCATCCTGACGAATGCTCCTGGGGTATGCTTCTGCTTGCCCATCTCTCAGATTGTCTTTCGCCACGCCGCACTGAAGGTTCTCGGTTCGATTACTACGCTCTTCCACAGATCCGCGAGGAGCCGCTGGCGCTCCACGGAGGTCCGTTGGAAGATGCCTCCCATGCGGAGGATGTGGCAACGGGCGCGCGAGCGCTGGTGGGTGCGCCAGGTGATGGACCTCGCGCTGATGGGGCTCGTCTTCGTGGCGGTGATGGCCTGGCAGACACGCCGCCTCCCCACGGGCGCCCCCGCGCCGGACTTCACCCTGCGCACCCTCTCCGGCGGACAGGTGCGCCTGTCCGAGCTCCAGGGCAAGCCGGTGGTGCTCGCCTTCTGGGCCCCCTGGTGCGGGGTGTGCAAGGCCGAGTCCTCCACCCTCTCCGCGCTCCAGGGCACGGTGGGCAGCTCCGCGCACGTGCTGTCCGTCGCGGTGGCCTACGAGGACGAGGAGGACGTGCGCCGCTTCACCCGTGAGCACTCGGTGGACTACCCCGTGCTGCTCGGAAGCGAGGAGCTCCGGCGCGCCTACGGCGTCGAGCAGTTCCCCACCACCTTCTTCGTCTCCCCCGAGGGTCGGCTCGAGCGGGCGGCCGTCGGCTACACCACCCGCCTCGGATTGCTCTGGCGGATGTGGTTGTAGCCGCACCCGCTCACGTCAGGCGGTCCACCACGTACCAGATCAGCGCGGTCCCCAGGCAGCAGGGGACGAGCAGGCTGCCCGTGTCCGAGGAGAACACCAGGTGTCCTTCTCCCGAGGGCAGCAACAAGGAGAGAGCAGCCACCAGCCACGTGAGGCCGAGGCCGAACGCCCGCCGCTTGGGCCGCTCGGGCGGGGGCAGGCGCTCGAGGAGCTGCTCCCGGAAACCGTCATCGGAGGGGCCCGAGGGCAGTTGCCGCTGGAGCAGCGTATCCAGCCAGGCCTCGTCATCGCGGACGTTCATGGGACCTCCTCGAGTTGCCGGCGCAGCTTCTCCTTCGCGCGCGCGACATGGGTCTTCAGCGTCCCCACGGGGCAGTCGAGGACGACCGCCGCCTCCTCGTGGGTCAGCTCGTTGGCGTAGGTGAGGACGAGCGCGGCCCGCTCGCGGGGCTTGAGCAGGGCGAGCGCCTTCTCCAGGTCATGGCGCTCCAGGACCAGGTCCGGCAGGGCCAGCCCGGCGCTCCCGGCCTCCAGCGCGGGAGGCTCCGGGAGGGCGTCACGGCTGCCCCGGTCCCGGCTGAAGAAGACGTTGCAGGCGATGCGGTAGAGCCAGGAGGAGAACTTCGCCCCGCCCCGGTATCCCCGCAGCCCCCGGTAGGCGCGCAGGAAGGTCTCCTGCGCCAGATCATCCGCCTGCGCCAGGTCTCCCCCCGTCAACCGGCGCAGCAGCCCGCGCACCGCGGTCTGGTGCCGTGCCACCAACTCGCCAAAGGCGCGCCGGTCGTCACGCAGGAGCACCCGGGTGATGAGCTCGGCGTCCGTGGGGGTTTCAGGAAGGGAGGCCATGGGGCGAGGGGAATCAGTGCTGGGGCTCCGCCGAGAGCGCGGCCGCCACTGCACCCCGTCCCTGCTGCAGACGCCAGACAATCATGTGTCCCACGCCGATGCACAGCAGCGTCACCCCCGCGCCCCAGGCCCCCGACGCGCCCGGCAGGGCGCCCAGGAAGACGGCCAGCCCCAGCCCCGAGGTGGACAGGATGATGCCCCGGCGCAGATCCGAGGGCTTGCGGCGCGGAACCGGCGCGAGCATCCCCTGGGGAATCTCCGCCCCCTTCTCCACCATCAGCCGCACCGTCTCGTGGAGCTGGCGCGCCTTGCGGTAGCTCGCCACCAGCCACGCGAGGAAGCCCGTCAGCATGCTGCCGAAGAAGAAGATGCTGACGATGGCGGGAGTGGGATCGAAGTCCGCCTGGGAACGCCGCATCGACTCGCGCTGCTGGAGGAGCTCGTAGAGCTGCTGGGAGGTGAGCCGCCCGTTCGGGTCGATCTGCCGTGCCTCCGCCTCGAGCTGCTGGATCTCGGACTCCAGTTGCTGCCGCTCGGCCTTGAGCTCGTTCTCGCGGGCCTCCAATTCCCGGCGCTGGGCCTCCAGCTCCGGAGGCAGCGGGACCTTCACCGCGGGAGACTTGGAAGGGGTGGGAGGGGAAGCGGGGGTCTCGGGCATGGGGGCGGACACGGCCCGCCCTCCCGCGAGGGTGGCCAGGAGGCACACCGTGAGCAACCAGGTCTTCATGAGGAAATCCTTCCGTCGGTTTTACGGACGTTAGGACTCCCGGACCCGATTTCTTGGATTCACCCCGTGTTTTTTTTCCGGGTGCCGGCCTGTGGCATGGTGCGGCCCCACATGAGAACGCGCGCTCGCCTGCTCCTGTTGATGCTGGGGACCGTCTGGCTCGGGCTTCCGGGCTGCTCCTCCACCCCCGTGGACCCTCCCGAGGAAGGCCCTCGCTATGACGGAGGCCCGGTCTCGTGGCACCGGGACGTGTTGCCCATCGTCCAGGAGCGCTGCCAGGGTTGCCATACCCAGAACGGAGTCGCCCCCTTCGCGCTGGAGACGTACGGCGAGGCGTCCGCGATGCACACGGCGCTGGCCAACTCGGTCCAGGCGCGCCGGATGCCTCCCTGGATGCCCGCGGAGGGCCGCCACGGCTTCCGGGACTCGCGGCGGCTGACGCAGGGCGAGGTGGACATCCTCTCGGCCTGGTCCCAGCAGGGCGCGCCTGAAGGGGACCCGATGGACGCACCTGCACCCCGCGAGCCCACGCCGCCCCTGGCCTGGACCGACCTG
The sequence above is drawn from the Archangium gephyra genome and encodes:
- a CDS encoding heparin lyase I family protein, whose protein sequence is MKKLLVLAETLLIIAGAGCGAPDTSATGEALETLSTAAAGLTVQNCVPLVPESVVASGHDGNVPQNTFDDRLDTRWSNFGRGSWIDYDLGSDTAISGAAIAWHEGNLRANTFTLMVSSDGMNYTQVYSGTSSGTTAAAETYTFASRTARRLRVYFNGNTLNDWASISETRVCAAPTTSTVVWRGDFETGDRTQWSSTQMVSSDRLQVVPSPVRQGSYALKATVRQGDDPINASGNRNELVKMTREPVGSEYYYRFNTMFASDFPSVKTWQLFAQWHHEGGSGSPPVEFYVYGEEMRLNIGGDPGVIVWKAPLVRGQWQDFILHVKWSPDATVGFVELYHQGQLVLPKRSIATQFPGMLNYLKVGLYRSDTVTQTGVVYHDGWTMARTLADVL
- a CDS encoding M18 family aminopeptidase, which codes for MTPSDTDAAANDLLAFIDASPTPYHAVRESIRRLTAQGYRALDEREPWDLKPGDKVYVTRGDTSIAAFHLGTVPVDRAGFRLVGAHTDSPNLRLKPNAHVQRSGFHQLGVEVYGGVLFSTWLDRDLSLAGRVVSAKDGRLTHHLVDFRRPLLRIPNLAIHLNRTVNTDGLKLNAQEHLVPVLALERSGPVDLKAMLVAELARGGTQVEPADILGFDLCLYDLQPSTRSGAFGEFLHAPRLDNLASSHAGLSALLAMSGPREATCGVILYDHEECGSVSAQGAASPFLKDLLERITLAHSDGRGDSLHRAIQRSFMVSADMAHALHPNYASMHEPKHAPVLGGGPVIKSNVNQSYATDGETWAWFALCCREVGVTPQNFITRTDLGCGSTIGPISAGELGIRTVDVGNPMMSMHSIRELAAAADVAAMISVLRNVYVR
- a CDS encoding Imm26 family immunity protein; this translates as MGKQKHTPGAFVRMTLADGSIGYGRLLESPYAAFYKYRTSSPDSDLDRIASKPILFRISVRHLALDAWEVIGERALEEHLAQPVVQFMQDLGDFRRCTIFDTVGNERDAEPQECVGLERAAVWEKEGIEARLLDALLGRPNAAEERLKVRLQ
- a CDS encoding acyl-CoA desaturase, translated to MSALPSFSSAPSSTPAEPTQTPEPLSGARRALVLFVVQGLPLLGFCAGVWLFLREGVSGWDLGLMGAMYLLTMVGIEVGFHRYFAHRTFETTRPLRALFLILGSMAGQGSALLWSAVHRTHHAHTDQPGDLHSPLLGRRGFWGGLRGFFWAQFLWYLEVPAIGRFGRLLDRYRASPADLLASREEDQAHRIARTLPDLLRDEPLVRLNQRYGTWVLLGFALPTLAGGLVTGSWAGALRGLVWGGLVRYYVVQQVTFAINSVGHTMGVRSLNSRDTSRNNVVMALLTLGAGWHNNHHAFPGSARVDFRWWQVDLGGLLLRLLARLGLVWDLREPSPEALLAARLDR
- a CDS encoding DUF6249 domain-containing protein, translated to MKTWLLTVCLLATLAGGRAVSAPMPETPASPPTPSKSPAVKVPLPPELEAQRRELEARENELKAERQQLESEIQQLEAEARQIDPNGRLTSQQLYELLQQRESMRRSQADFDPTPAIVSIFFFGSMLTGFLAWLVASYRKARQLHETVRLMVEKGAEIPQGMLAPVPRRKPSDLRRGIILSTSGLGLAVFLGALPGASGAWGAGVTLLCIGVGHMIVWRLQQGRGAVAAALSAEPQH
- a CDS encoding RNA polymerase sigma factor produces the protein MASLPETPTDAELITRVLLRDDRRAFGELVARHQTAVRGLLRRLTGGDLAQADDLAQETFLRAYRGLRGYRGGAKFSSWLYRIACNVFFSRDRGSRDALPEPPALEAGSAGLALPDLVLERHDLEKALALLKPRERAALVLTYANELTHEEAAVVLDCPVGTLKTHVARAKEKLRRQLEEVP
- a CDS encoding peroxiredoxin family protein, producing the protein MRRMWQRARERWWVRQVMDLALMGLVFVAVMAWQTRRLPTGAPAPDFTLRTLSGGQVRLSELQGKPVVLAFWAPWCGVCKAESSTLSALQGTVGSSAHVLSVAVAYEDEEDVRRFTREHSVDYPVLLGSEELRRAYGVEQFPTTFFVSPEGRLERAAVGYTTRLGLLWRMWL